A part of Streptomyces sp. NBC_01497 genomic DNA contains:
- a CDS encoding NifU family protein, with protein sequence MSAPTEPPIEPPIEPPAGDRESEGREDWRETGERIETLIAASAANGVVARERSEELVRLVTDFYGAGLERLLDLVHDHGRLDDAVLAALAGDELVAGLLLVHGLHPYGVETRVEQALDAVRPYLGTHGGDVELLGVSDEGTVRLRLLGSCDGCPSSSATLELAVRGAVEAAAPEITAIEVEAPAGTPDTAAGGTVVPVDALFTRVREASAAPEGGGSWEAVAELAALESGAVRHLTVGRVPVLACRIGQDLYAFLDTCGRCAGSLKGASLARRLGGALGEGVLRCPACGAHYDVRRAGACLDEDGVHLDPLPVLTDGATVSLAVPAAVAT encoded by the coding sequence GTGAGCGCACCCACCGAACCACCCATCGAACCACCCATCGAACCACCCGCCGGCGACCGCGAGTCCGAGGGACGGGAGGACTGGCGGGAGACGGGCGAACGCATCGAGACGCTGATCGCGGCGAGCGCCGCGAACGGCGTGGTCGCCCGCGAACGCAGCGAGGAACTCGTACGCCTCGTCACCGACTTCTACGGTGCGGGACTCGAACGGCTCCTCGACCTGGTCCACGACCACGGCCGGCTGGACGACGCCGTCCTCGCCGCTCTGGCCGGTGACGAACTCGTCGCGGGCCTGCTGCTGGTGCACGGCCTGCACCCGTACGGCGTCGAGACGCGCGTCGAGCAGGCCCTGGACGCCGTACGGCCCTACCTGGGCACGCACGGCGGTGACGTCGAACTCCTCGGCGTCAGCGACGAGGGCACCGTCCGCCTGAGGCTGCTGGGCAGCTGCGACGGCTGCCCCTCCTCGTCGGCGACGCTCGAACTCGCCGTGCGCGGCGCGGTCGAGGCGGCCGCGCCGGAGATCACCGCCATCGAGGTCGAGGCCCCGGCCGGGACGCCCGACACCGCGGCGGGCGGGACCGTCGTCCCCGTCGACGCGCTGTTCACCCGTGTGCGCGAGGCGAGCGCCGCGCCGGAGGGTGGCGGCTCGTGGGAGGCCGTCGCGGAACTGGCCGCGCTGGAGTCCGGCGCGGTCCGCCATCTCACCGTCGGCCGTGTCCCGGTGCTCGCCTGCCGCATCGGGCAGGACCTGTACGCGTTCCTGGACACCTGCGGCCGGTGCGCCGGCTCGCTCAAGGGAGCCTCGCTGGCCCGGCGGCTCGGCGGCGCGCTGGGCGAGGGTGTGCTGCGCTGCCCCGCCTGCGGTGCCCACTACGACGTACGGCGGGCCGGTGCGTGCCTCGACGAGGACGGCGTCCACCTGGACCCGCTGCCGGTGCTCACCGACGGCGCGACCGTGTCCCTCGCGGTGCCCGCCGCGGTGGCGACGTGA
- a CDS encoding DUF5947 family protein yields the protein MSAPAGRVSPAAALLRLSRDRRPVMEGERCEMCAAPIGDEHAHVVNLESRGLMCSCRACYLLFTDESANLRYRAVPERYLRFDGVSLDARTWDELQIPVGLAFLFRNSALGRTVAFYPGPAGATESELPLDAWDSVIESHPEFAVLLPDVEALLVRRTESGASSCHLVPVDACYELVGRLRTVWRGFDGGREAHAAMDAFFAHVSERSRPYTEGRAS from the coding sequence GTGAGCGCGCCGGCCGGCCGGGTCTCCCCGGCCGCGGCACTGCTGCGTCTGAGCCGCGACCGGCGCCCGGTGATGGAGGGGGAGCGCTGCGAGATGTGCGCCGCCCCGATCGGTGACGAGCACGCCCATGTGGTGAACCTGGAGAGCCGCGGGCTGATGTGCAGCTGCCGCGCCTGCTACCTGCTGTTCACCGACGAGAGCGCGAACCTGCGCTACCGCGCCGTCCCGGAGCGCTACCTGCGCTTCGACGGCGTGAGCCTCGACGCCCGTACCTGGGACGAACTCCAGATCCCGGTCGGCCTCGCCTTCCTGTTCCGCAACTCGGCGCTCGGCCGTACGGTCGCCTTCTACCCGGGCCCGGCGGGCGCCACCGAGTCGGAACTCCCGCTCGACGCCTGGGACTCCGTGATCGAGAGCCACCCCGAGTTCGCCGTCCTACTCCCCGACGTGGAGGCCCTGCTGGTGCGCCGCACCGAGTCCGGTGCGTCCAGCTGCCACCTGGTGCCCGTCGACGCCTGCTACGAACTCGTCGGCCGGCTGCGGACGGTGTGGCGCGGCTTCGACGGGGGGCGCGAGGCGCACGCCGCGATGGACGCGTTCTTCGCCCACGTCAGCGAGCGGAGCAGGCCCTACACCGAAGGACGCGCCTCGTGA
- a CDS encoding DUF6084 family protein: MSGPEPAGLDFSVLDVVAEPYSAAPQLTARLRIEDSGGERVHAIVLRCQVRIEPQRRSYDAAERDALLGLFGEHDRWADTLRPLLWMQCNTTVQGFTGATEVDLALPCTYDFDVVGSRYLHALGSGSVPLNLLFSGTVFTKDGGPSGTGFGVRHVPWDCEARYAMPVAVWRQLISAHFPHTGWIRLDSDMLARFADFRARRGLISWDETVSTVLEEIGEVVR; encoded by the coding sequence GTGAGCGGACCGGAGCCCGCCGGGCTGGACTTCTCCGTGCTCGACGTGGTCGCGGAGCCGTACAGCGCCGCGCCCCAACTGACCGCGCGACTGCGGATCGAGGACAGCGGCGGCGAGCGCGTCCACGCGATCGTGCTGCGCTGCCAGGTCCGTATCGAACCGCAGCGCCGCTCGTACGACGCCGCCGAACGGGACGCTCTGCTGGGCCTGTTCGGGGAGCACGACCGCTGGGCCGACACACTGCGGCCGTTGTTGTGGATGCAGTGCAACACCACCGTGCAGGGGTTCACCGGCGCAACCGAAGTCGACCTCGCCCTGCCCTGTACGTACGACTTCGACGTGGTCGGCTCCCGCTACCTGCACGCGCTCGGCAGCGGTTCCGTGCCGCTGAACCTGCTGTTCTCCGGCACGGTGTTCACCAAGGACGGCGGCCCGTCGGGCACGGGCTTCGGTGTGCGGCACGTGCCGTGGGACTGCGAGGCCCGGTACGCGATGCCCGTCGCGGTGTGGCGGCAGCTGATCTCGGCGCACTTCCCCCACACGGGCTGGATCAGGCTCGACTCCGACATGCTCGCCCGGTTCGCGGACTTCCGCGCCCGGCGCGGCCTCATCAGCTGGGACGAGACGGTGAGCACGGTGCTCGAAGAGATCGGCGAGGTGGTCCGGTGA
- a CDS encoding DUF6893 family small protein, translating into MKTLGMITAGVAAAVAAVAVVAGVQSIPDIRRYLRMRSM; encoded by the coding sequence GTGAAGACCCTGGGCATGATCACCGCAGGTGTGGCCGCAGCCGTGGCGGCGGTCGCCGTCGTCGCCGGCGTGCAGTCGATCCCCGACATCCGCAGGTACCTCAGGATGCGCTCGATGTGA
- a CDS encoding hydrogenase maturation protease, whose protein sequence is MPADGPSARVPGAPGGRMLVAGIGNIFLGDDGFGPEVVRRLGDRADLAPGVRVVDYGIRGMHLAYDLLDGYDALVLVDACPGEGPPGSVTVLEVGADDLGEGEFDAHGMNPVAVLANLGQLGGTLPLTFVVGCLPADLGEGIGLSGAVAAAVPEAMDAVLALVRRSRPTETTGPAGAPVTATTTASASASAPVPAAVEAAATEPRRT, encoded by the coding sequence ATGCCCGCGGACGGGCCGTCGGCGCGGGTCCCCGGGGCTCCGGGCGGCCGCATGCTCGTCGCGGGCATCGGCAACATCTTCCTGGGTGACGACGGCTTCGGGCCCGAGGTGGTGCGGCGCCTCGGCGACCGCGCGGACCTGGCGCCCGGGGTCCGCGTCGTCGACTACGGCATCCGCGGCATGCACCTCGCCTACGACCTGCTCGACGGTTACGACGCGCTGGTACTCGTCGACGCGTGCCCCGGCGAGGGGCCGCCGGGGAGCGTCACCGTGCTCGAAGTCGGCGCCGACGACCTGGGTGAGGGTGAATTCGACGCGCATGGGATGAATCCGGTAGCAGTTCTGGCAAACCTGGGCCAACTGGGCGGTACGCTGCCCCTCACCTTCGTCGTCGGCTGCCTACCCGCGGACCTCGGCGAGGGCATCGGGCTCAGCGGTGCGGTCGCCGCCGCCGTCCCGGAGGCGATGGACGCGGTGCTCGCGCTGGTGCGGCGCTCGCGGCCCACGGAAACCACCGGCCCTGCGGGCGCGCCCGTCACCGCGACCACCACAGCGTCCGCGTCCGCGTCCGCACCCGTACCCGCCGCCGTCGAGGCCGCGGCCACCGAGCCCCGGAGGACCTGA
- the hypF gene encoding carbamoyltransferase HypF: protein MCLGIPGRVVEIVDGYAGQLALVDVEGARRRVNIGMLDAPPACGDWVLLHMGFALEVIDGTKAAEALSGLEMMGRGRTAETEPGTGAGPEDGPEDGPGPATGPGARSGAEPGGRPAPGSGPTPGREDPHRGAPRAPVRSSVALADGGGAGAAPAPAADAATVPEAAHAPGAVALVAARPVPDVASAPVADAASVCVTETVTEAACPPVPRTAPAPAPAPVTVEAGSPAAAGAGALRSGCGAEPGPCDAPPGVRVRRRFEVRGVVQGVGFRPFVYVTADALALSGSVANTGSGVVADVEGEAAAVAEFGQRLRTGAPPLALVESVTESARPPRGTSGFTIEESGPAGRARTLVSPDIATCADCLAELADPGDRRYRHPFVTCTHCGPRYTIVTGTPYDRATTTMAGFAMCAECRTEYEDPRDRRFHAQPIACHACGPRLELVRADGAFAVRDDDALRTARRLLAQGAIVAVKGLGGYHLACDARDAGAVAELRRRKRRGGKPFAVMVKNLDVAREFALVSEDETQLLAGPRRPIVLLPRRAGGLPDAVAPGAPDLGLMLPYTPLHVLLFGLDGDPGGPDALVMTSGNLSGEPIVTDDVRALSVLAPLADAWLRHDRPIRVPCDDSVSRFVAGAELPLRRARGYAPLPLALPFDVPPLLAAGADLKNTCALGEGGYAWVSQHIGDMDDLATLDALTATEAHLELLTGTAPRALVADLHPDYRSGGWAREHARGRPLRTAQHHHAHIASVMGEHGLGPDDEVIGFAFDGTGYGTDGAVWGGEVLLGGYRSVRRAAHLAYVPLAGGDASVRRPYRMALAHLHAAGLGWDAALPPVAACPPREQELLRRQLETGFGCVPTSSMGRLFDAVAALAGVRQEIAYEAEAAVALEGLARAGGTDAPGAYAFTVRPAPDGGPDLADAAPVIRAVASDVRAGVRPEAVAARFHAAVAHLVVDLAVALRERTGVGTVALGGGVFANAVLLQAAQHDLTARGFTVLRPRLLPPGDGGLALGQLLIAASA, encoded by the coding sequence GTGTGTCTTGGCATCCCCGGCCGAGTCGTGGAGATCGTGGACGGGTACGCCGGGCAGCTGGCCCTGGTCGACGTCGAGGGCGCCCGCCGGCGCGTCAACATCGGCATGCTCGACGCGCCCCCCGCGTGCGGTGACTGGGTGCTGCTGCACATGGGCTTCGCGCTGGAGGTCATCGACGGGACGAAGGCAGCCGAGGCGCTGTCCGGCCTGGAGATGATGGGCCGGGGCCGGACGGCTGAGACCGAGCCCGGGACCGGCGCCGGTCCCGAGGACGGCCCCGAGGACGGCCCCGGACCCGCGACCGGCCCTGGAGCGAGGTCAGGGGCGGAGCCGGGCGGCCGCCCCGCTCCCGGCTCCGGCCCCACGCCCGGCCGCGAGGACCCGCACCGGGGCGCGCCTCGTGCCCCGGTCCGCTCGTCCGTCGCCCTGGCGGACGGCGGCGGGGCGGGGGCCGCCCCGGCGCCTGCGGCGGATGCCGCGACCGTGCCGGAGGCCGCTCACGCGCCCGGTGCGGTGGCCCTCGTCGCGGCCCGGCCCGTACCGGATGTGGCGTCGGCGCCCGTAGCCGACGCTGCGTCCGTCTGCGTAACGGAGACGGTAACGGAGGCGGCGTGCCCTCCCGTTCCCCGGACCGCGCCCGCGCCCGCTCCCGCTCCCGTGACGGTGGAGGCCGGGTCGCCTGCCGCCGCCGGGGCCGGGGCGCTGCGCTCGGGGTGCGGTGCGGAGCCCGGTCCGTGCGACGCGCCGCCCGGGGTGCGTGTCCGGCGCCGGTTCGAGGTGCGCGGGGTCGTACAGGGGGTGGGGTTCCGCCCCTTCGTCTATGTCACCGCCGACGCGCTGGCCCTCAGCGGGTCGGTGGCGAACACCGGCAGCGGTGTGGTGGCGGACGTCGAGGGCGAGGCGGCCGCCGTGGCGGAGTTCGGGCAGCGCCTGCGTACCGGCGCGCCGCCCCTCGCGCTGGTCGAGAGCGTCACGGAGTCCGCTCGGCCACCGCGCGGGACAAGCGGGTTCACCATCGAGGAGTCGGGCCCCGCGGGCCGCGCCCGGACGCTCGTCTCGCCCGACATCGCGACCTGCGCCGACTGCCTCGCCGAGCTGGCGGACCCGGGCGATCGCCGCTACCGGCACCCGTTCGTCACCTGCACCCACTGCGGCCCCCGATACACCATCGTCACCGGCACGCCCTACGACCGCGCCACCACCACCATGGCGGGCTTCGCGATGTGCGCCGAGTGCCGGACCGAGTACGAGGACCCGCGGGACCGGCGCTTCCACGCCCAGCCCATCGCGTGCCACGCCTGCGGGCCCCGGCTCGAACTGGTACGCGCCGACGGCGCGTTCGCCGTACGCGACGACGACGCGCTGCGCACCGCCCGGCGGTTGCTCGCGCAGGGCGCGATCGTGGCGGTCAAGGGTCTCGGCGGGTACCATCTCGCGTGCGACGCGCGCGACGCCGGCGCGGTCGCCGAACTGCGGCGCCGCAAGCGGCGCGGTGGCAAACCGTTCGCGGTGATGGTCAAGAACCTTGACGTCGCCCGGGAGTTCGCCCTCGTGAGTGAGGACGAGACGCAGCTGCTCGCGGGTCCCCGCCGACCGATCGTGCTGCTGCCCCGGCGCGCGGGCGGGCTGCCGGACGCCGTCGCCCCGGGCGCCCCCGACCTCGGACTGATGCTCCCGTACACCCCGCTCCACGTCCTGCTGTTCGGGCTCGACGGCGACCCCGGGGGACCCGACGCGCTCGTCATGACCTCGGGCAACCTGTCCGGTGAGCCGATCGTCACCGACGACGTACGGGCCCTGAGTGTGCTGGCGCCGCTGGCCGACGCCTGGCTGCGGCACGACCGGCCGATCCGGGTGCCGTGCGACGACTCCGTCAGCCGGTTCGTCGCCGGTGCGGAACTGCCGCTGCGCAGGGCACGCGGATACGCGCCGCTGCCGCTCGCGCTGCCGTTCGACGTGCCGCCGCTGCTGGCCGCCGGGGCCGACCTCAAGAACACCTGCGCGCTGGGGGAGGGCGGGTACGCCTGGGTCAGCCAGCACATCGGCGACATGGACGACCTCGCCACGCTGGACGCGCTCACGGCCACCGAGGCGCACCTCGAACTCCTCACCGGCACGGCCCCCCGCGCCCTGGTCGCCGACCTGCACCCGGACTACCGCTCCGGCGGCTGGGCGCGTGAGCACGCCCGCGGCAGGCCGCTGCGCACGGCGCAGCACCACCACGCGCACATCGCCTCCGTCATGGGCGAGCACGGGCTCGGCCCGGACGACGAGGTCATCGGCTTCGCCTTCGACGGCACGGGGTACGGCACCGACGGCGCGGTGTGGGGCGGTGAGGTGCTGCTCGGCGGCTACCGCTCCGTGCGGCGGGCGGCGCACCTCGCGTACGTGCCGCTCGCGGGCGGGGACGCCAGTGTGCGGCGCCCGTACCGGATGGCGCTCGCGCATCTGCACGCCGCGGGTCTCGGCTGGGACGCGGCGCTGCCGCCCGTGGCGGCCTGCCCTCCCCGTGAACAGGAGCTGCTGCGGCGCCAGTTGGAGACCGGGTTCGGGTGCGTGCCGACATCCAGCATGGGTCGCCTGTTCGACGCGGTCGCCGCGCTGGCCGGTGTCCGGCAGGAGATCGCCTACGAGGCGGAGGCGGCCGTCGCGCTGGAGGGGCTCGCCCGGGCGGGCGGGACGGATGCCCCCGGCGCCTATGCCTTCACGGTCCGGCCCGCCCCGGACGGGGGCCCGGATCTCGCCGACGCGGCGCCCGTGATCCGCGCGGTGGCCTCGGACGTACGGGCCGGGGTGCGGCCGGAGGCGGTCGCGGCCCGGTTCCACGCGGCCGTCGCCCACCTCGTCGTGGATCTGGCGGTGGCCCTGCGGGAGCGCACCGGTGTCGGGACGGTGGCGCTCGGCGGCGGTGTGTTCGCCAATGCCGTGCTCCTCCAGGCCGCACAACACGACCTGACGGCGCGGGGTTTCACCGTGCTGAGGCCCCGGCTGCTGCCCCCGGGCGACGGTGGGCTCGCTCTCGGCCAGCTCCTGATCGCGGCGTCGGCCTGA
- a CDS encoding HypC/HybG/HupF family hydrogenase formation chaperone, translating into MCLAVPGRVLSTAESEGALMAEVDFGGVRKEVCLQYIPDVTVGEYVIVHVGFAIQRLDERSALETLANFDRLGILEEEFGDGFELAARQAGGDPATAGDRATAGNPAPAGAPAHGGGAGPTAHPSTTPEEAAR; encoded by the coding sequence ATGTGTCTGGCAGTTCCGGGGCGTGTGCTCAGCACCGCCGAATCCGAAGGCGCCTTGATGGCCGAGGTGGATTTCGGGGGAGTGCGCAAGGAAGTGTGCCTCCAGTACATCCCTGATGTGACGGTGGGCGAGTACGTCATCGTCCACGTCGGGTTCGCGATCCAACGGCTCGACGAGCGCTCGGCGCTGGAGACGCTCGCGAACTTCGACCGGCTCGGGATCCTGGAGGAGGAGTTCGGCGACGGCTTCGAACTCGCCGCGCGGCAGGCGGGCGGCGACCCGGCCACCGCCGGGGACCGGGCGACCGCGGGGAACCCGGCGCCGGCTGGAGCGCCCGCCCACGGCGGGGGCGCAGGACCGACCGCACACCCGTCCACGACCCCCGAAGAGGCCGCCCGATGA
- the hypD gene encoding hydrogenase formation protein HypD — protein sequence MKYLEEFSDPALARKLLDQIHAATTRPWAMMEVCGGQTHSIIRHGIDQLLPEGVEMIHGPGCPVCVTPLEAIDRALAIAARPGVIFCSFGDMLRVPGSSQDLFSVKSAGGDVRVVYSPLDALKIARENPDREVVFFGIGFETTAPANAMAVHQAARLGVRNFSLLVSHVLVPPAIAAIMESSTCRVQAFLAAGHVCSVMGTAEYPPLAEKYRVPIVVTGFEPLDILEGVRRTVLQLEEGRHEVENAYPRAVREEGNLPAMEMLRDVFEVTDRTWRGIGEIPRSGWRLAGKYTDFDAELRFDVTGIHTAESELCRSGEVLQGLIKPHECPAFGKECTPRNPLGATMVSSEGACAAYHSYRRLELVDAK from the coding sequence ATGAAGTACCTCGAAGAGTTCAGCGACCCCGCCCTGGCGCGCAAACTGCTCGACCAGATCCATGCCGCGACCACCCGGCCCTGGGCGATGATGGAGGTCTGCGGCGGTCAGACCCACTCGATCATCCGGCACGGCATCGACCAACTCCTGCCCGAGGGCGTGGAGATGATCCACGGGCCCGGCTGCCCGGTCTGTGTGACGCCGCTGGAGGCCATCGACCGGGCGCTCGCGATCGCCGCGCGCCCCGGGGTGATCTTCTGCTCCTTCGGCGACATGCTGCGGGTGCCCGGCAGCAGCCAGGACCTGTTCTCCGTCAAGAGCGCGGGCGGCGACGTCCGCGTGGTGTACTCCCCGCTCGACGCGCTGAAGATCGCCAGGGAGAACCCGGACCGCGAAGTCGTCTTCTTCGGCATCGGGTTCGAGACGACGGCGCCCGCCAACGCCATGGCCGTGCACCAGGCGGCCCGGCTCGGTGTACGCAACTTCTCCCTGTTGGTCTCGCACGTCCTCGTGCCGCCCGCCATCGCCGCCATCATGGAGTCCTCCACCTGCCGGGTGCAGGCGTTCCTCGCTGCGGGGCACGTGTGCAGTGTGATGGGCACGGCGGAGTACCCGCCCCTCGCCGAGAAGTACCGGGTGCCGATCGTGGTCACCGGCTTCGAACCCCTCGACATCCTCGAAGGCGTCCGGCGGACGGTCCTCCAGCTCGAAGAGGGCCGGCACGAGGTGGAGAACGCCTACCCGCGCGCCGTACGCGAGGAGGGCAACCTCCCCGCCATGGAGATGCTGCGGGACGTCTTCGAGGTGACCGACCGGACCTGGCGGGGCATCGGGGAGATCCCCCGCAGCGGCTGGCGGCTCGCCGGGAAGTACACGGATTTCGACGCCGAACTGCGCTTCGACGTGACGGGCATCCACACCGCCGAGTCCGAGCTCTGCCGCTCGGGAGAGGTGCTCCAGGGGCTGATCAAGCCCCACGAGTGCCCCGCGTTCGGCAAGGAGTGCACGCCGCGCAACCCGCTCGGCGCGACGATGGTCTCGTCCGAGGGCGCGTGCGCCGCGTACCACTCGTACCGCCGACTGGAACTGGTGGACGCCAAGTGA
- the hypE gene encoding hydrogenase expression/formation protein HypE, giving the protein MGHGGGGAMSGELVDHLFLPAYGAAAAAELGDSAVLTVGDGTRLAFSTDSYVVRPMFFPGGSIGDLAVNGTVNDLAMSGASPLFLSTAYILQEGTALADLDRIARAVGAAARAAGVRLVTGDTKVVERASGDGVYINTSGIGVIPDGVDIGPRRARPGDAVLVSGDIGAHGVAVLSRREGLEFASTVESDTAALHGLVADMIATGADLHVLRDPTRGGVSASLNEIARASGVGVELVERDLPVPETVRDACSLLGLDPLQVANEGKLLAIVPAQAADRVLEAMRAHPLGRSACRIGTCLADHPGMVVARTGLGGTRVVPQPIGEQLPRIC; this is encoded by the coding sequence ATGGGACACGGCGGCGGCGGAGCCATGTCCGGCGAACTCGTCGACCACCTCTTCCTGCCCGCCTACGGCGCGGCGGCGGCGGCGGAGCTGGGCGACTCGGCGGTCCTGACCGTGGGCGACGGCACCCGGCTCGCCTTCTCCACCGACTCCTACGTGGTCAGGCCGATGTTCTTCCCCGGCGGCTCGATCGGCGACCTCGCCGTGAACGGGACCGTCAACGACCTGGCCATGTCGGGCGCTTCACCCCTGTTCCTGTCGACGGCGTACATCCTCCAGGAGGGCACCGCGCTCGCCGACCTCGACCGCATCGCGCGGGCGGTGGGCGCGGCGGCGCGGGCCGCCGGGGTGCGGCTCGTGACCGGGGATACCAAGGTCGTCGAGCGCGCGAGCGGCGACGGGGTGTACATCAACACCTCCGGCATCGGTGTGATCCCGGACGGGGTCGACATCGGCCCCCGGCGCGCACGTCCCGGCGACGCCGTCCTCGTCAGCGGCGACATCGGGGCGCACGGCGTGGCGGTGCTCAGCCGCCGCGAGGGCCTGGAGTTCGCCTCCACCGTGGAGAGCGACACGGCGGCCCTGCACGGCCTGGTCGCCGACATGATCGCGACCGGCGCCGACCTCCATGTGCTGCGGGACCCGACCCGCGGTGGTGTCTCCGCCTCGCTCAACGAGATCGCCCGGGCCTCGGGCGTCGGGGTCGAGCTGGTGGAGCGGGACCTGCCGGTCCCCGAGACGGTCCGCGACGCGTGCAGCCTGCTCGGTCTCGACCCGCTGCAGGTCGCCAACGAGGGCAAGCTGCTGGCGATCGTCCCCGCTCAGGCGGCGGACCGGGTGCTGGAGGCGATGCGGGCGCACCCGCTCGGCCGTTCGGCGTGCCGGATCGGCACCTGCCTGGCGGACCACCCCGGCATGGTCGTGGCCAGGACCGGCCTCGGGGGCACCCGGGTGGTCCCGCAGCCCATCGGCGAGCAGCTGCCGAGGATCTGCTGA
- a CDS encoding DUF6390 family protein → MSAEGAVLFARYAYPPNELGYCGPADASALLRTEATDGIESRAREFEGAWCYLEFLAESAGVADPLDPYVVEAYWIGNELLERADPGALLERMRDRFRGQLGGTWREAGAGARAHHSFQVFDVYPWAGLLATAGRATALNVLDQCRIRTGVVVDVDGESAVVTSRPLLWDAARGVLAPGAPRRQAARWSTGGRSLVGRVAPGDLVALHWDWICDVITEGQREWIERLEERRRPLAAPAA, encoded by the coding sequence GTGAGCGCCGAGGGAGCGGTGCTGTTCGCGCGCTACGCCTACCCGCCCAACGAGCTGGGCTACTGCGGTCCCGCCGACGCGTCCGCCCTCCTGCGGACCGAGGCCACCGACGGTATCGAGAGCCGCGCCCGGGAGTTCGAGGGCGCCTGGTGCTATCTGGAGTTCCTCGCGGAGAGCGCGGGTGTCGCCGACCCGCTGGACCCGTACGTCGTCGAGGCGTACTGGATCGGCAACGAACTGCTGGAGCGGGCCGACCCCGGGGCCCTGCTGGAGCGGATGCGGGACCGCTTCCGCGGCCAGCTCGGCGGCACCTGGCGCGAGGCGGGGGCCGGCGCGCGCGCCCACCACAGCTTCCAGGTGTTCGACGTGTATCCGTGGGCCGGCCTGCTGGCCACGGCCGGCAGGGCGACCGCGCTGAACGTGCTCGACCAGTGCCGCATCCGTACGGGTGTGGTGGTGGACGTCGACGGTGAGAGCGCCGTCGTCACGTCGCGGCCCCTGTTGTGGGACGCGGCGCGCGGGGTGCTGGCGCCGGGTGCGCCCCGGCGCCAGGCGGCCCGCTGGTCGACCGGCGGCAGGTCGCTCGTCGGCCGCGTGGCGCCGGGCGACCTGGTGGCGCTGCACTGGGACTGGATCTGCGACGTCATCACCGAGGGGCAGCGCGAATGGATCGAGCGCCTTGAGGAGCGCCGCCGCCCGCTCGCGGCGCCGGCGGCGTAG
- a CDS encoding MaoC family dehydratase codes for MTEPKTFTSAEELHAGIGEQLGYSEWVEIDQKRIDLFADATGDHQWIHVDPEKAAAGPFGTTIAHGYLTLSLLPMLLPQVLSVRNVKMGINYGTEKVRFPSPVPVGSRLRATGALTDVKEVGGGAVQVTARVTVEREGGDKPVCVAESVSRYYF; via the coding sequence ATGACCGAGCCGAAGACCTTCACCTCCGCCGAGGAACTGCACGCCGGGATCGGCGAGCAGCTCGGGTACAGCGAGTGGGTGGAGATCGACCAGAAGCGGATCGACCTGTTCGCCGACGCCACCGGCGACCACCAGTGGATCCACGTGGACCCCGAGAAGGCGGCGGCCGGCCCGTTCGGGACCACGATCGCGCACGGCTACCTGACCCTGTCCCTGCTGCCGATGCTCCTGCCGCAGGTGCTGAGCGTGCGGAACGTGAAGATGGGGATCAACTACGGCACCGAGAAGGTCCGCTTCCCGTCCCCGGTCCCCGTCGGCTCCCGGCTGCGGGCCACGGGCGCGCTGACGGACGTCAAGGAGGTCGGCGGCGGCGCGGTGCAGGTGACGGCGCGCGTCACCGTCGAACGCGAGGGCGGCGACAAGCCGGTCTGCGTGGCCGAGTCGGTCTCCCGCTACTACTTCTGA